CCCCGGTCATTGCCCCGTTCCCATTGCCCCGTTCCCATTGCCCCGTTCCCATTGCCCCGTTCCCATTGCCCCGTTCCCATTGGACCTGCATCGCCCACAGGCGATTCTCCTCCCCCACGCGGGCCAAAAGCGCGATCATTGCGGAATCAAGCGCTCCAGGACGTCCATGGTCACCATCTCCCCTAGTCCTTCCGGACCTTGGAGACGGGTACAGGGCGTCGTTGACTCGCCAAGATGGTCAACCACGCCAATCGCCCCGTCAAACGCATCCAACAGCGTGTAGGAACTGGGAACGGCCAGGGGGGGATGCCCGCGGCAACGGCGGCCCGGATGCCGTTTTCAGAGTCTCCCAGGGCCAGCAGGTAGACTTCCGGATCCGGCTTCTTCCTCCGGACATCCTCGCCGCAAACCAGGACGGCCCAAGAGCCCTCCGATTCCGGGAAACAACGCTCCAGGAGGGTCTGGACATTGACCCTGGAAGTGGTCGTGGCAATGGCCAGGATCGTCCCCCTGTCCCGGGCTTCGCGGATCAACCGCCGGACGCTAGGTCGCGGCCCGGCCCGACCTTCGGCCAGGAACCGGTTGTAGAAAATGGTTTTTTTTGTGGGCATGGAGCACCTTGATCATGGACTCCAGATCCGTGTTTGTCCCGTCTGCAGGGTGGGTTGCTCGAAGATGCGCGGCAATGCGCTCCTTGCCCCCAGTTGTTCGCAGCAAATCAGCATACATCCGGCGAGTCCACCGCCAAGCCAGTCCGGCATCGGCGAACGCCTCGTTGAAAGCCGCCCGGTGCAGCTCCTCATTGTCCGTCATGGTCCCACCCACATCCCAGATCAACGCCTTCAGGGCCATGGCTTCCTCCTCCCGCTGTGTGCTCCATTGCGTCCGGACTGGCCAGTTCACCCTTCCGGACGCAAGGAGCGGAGCATACATTCCCGCCTCAGTCTCTATGCTTTCATGCCCAACTGTTTCCGCCATTCCGGGTAGAAAGCGTCCGAGTCGTGGGCAAAAGATTCAAAAGCCCGAGCCAGTTCCGGATGTTCCTTGGCGTAGGTAACCAGATCCGTGCCCGCGGCCCAGGCCTCGTAGGTCTGGCGCAACGATTTGGCCCCGGCCGTGGGGCCGTCCAGGTGTCCGAAGGCACCGCCGCCGGAGGTCTGGCAGAAGTTGGCATGGCCCAGGTTGTCGAAAAAGCCGGGCAGGCGCAGAGCGTTCATTCCTCCGGAAATCATCGGCGTGGTGGCCTTCATACCCCACCAGGGCTGGTTGAAATAGGGCCCCCGGGCTTCATCCCGTTCCAGCATGTAGGCAATGATCTTGTCTCCGGAACTGCCTTCCATCTTGCCGAAGCCCATGGTTCCGGTGTGGATGCCGGAAGAGCCCTGGAGCCGGGCCATTTTGCAGTGAACGAACGCCGTGTAGCCGCGCTTGGAATGAGGGGACGTGACCGCACCGTGAGCGGGCCTGTTGATGAGGGTTGATTCGCCAGGGTGCTTGGTCTCTGTTGTGGACAACCTAGATGCACGAAGCTATCAAGGCAAATCAATTATATTCAACTTCAACATAGAGAACAGCTTATGCCTCGTATGGACGACCTGATCCGTCATGCCACCCTGCGCCAATTGCAAATTTTTGCCGCGGTGGCCAAGCAGGAGAGTTTTTCCCGGGCCGCGGAAAGCCTTTATCTGACCCAGCCCTCCGTATCCATGCAGGTGGCCAAGCTGTCCAGGACCCTGGGCCACCCTCTCTTTGAACACGTGGGCAAGAAGCTGACCCTGACCGAGGCCGGACAGGTGGTCTTGACATTGTGCGGGGATATCTTCGACGCCTTGAACCGGGCCCAGATGACCCTGGCCGACATGTCCGGATTGAAGCAGGGCCGGTTCAGGCTCTGCGTGGTGACCACGGCCGAATATTTCGCTCCGCGCGTTCTTGGTGCATTTTCCGAACGGTACCCCTAAGTGGACCTGGAACTGCTTGTCCTGAATCGGCATGTTCTTTTGTCCAGATTGCGGGAAAACCTGGACGACCTGTACATTCTGGGACAACCGCCGGAAGGGCTGGACGTCACGGCCACGGCATTCTTGAGCAACCCGCAGATACCTCTGGCGGCGCACCATCACCATTTGGCGGGGCAAAAAAACATCCCCTTGCGGGTCTTTGCCCAGGAACCAATGATCATCCGCGAAGCGGGATCCGGTACGCGCAAGGCCGTGGAGCGATTTTTTCAGCAGGCGGGACTGCGTCTATGGATCAAGATGGAGCTGGGGAGCAACGAGGCCATCAAACAGGCCGTAGCCGGCGGGCTGGGGGTGACCATTCTCTCCCGGCACTGCATCAGCCTGGCCGGGGATACGCCGCTGCTGGCCGTACTGGACGTCCAGGGCCTGCCCATGCAACGCCAATGGCACCTGGTCTCCCCCCGCGCCAAGGAACTCTCTCCTCTGGCCAAGGCCTTCTCGGAGTTTCTGTTGACGTCGGCAACACGGCTTGAAGGCTCCTGGAACCGCGATTTCGAGGCCGTTGCCATAGGTTCCCCCGTTGCCCGGCCCGGAGAGTAGCCCGGGGCTGCCGTGCTTTTTTTTGGGGGGGGCGGAAGCCTCTACCGGGCCAGCCCTCGCCCTTCCAGCCAGGCCCCCAGCCTGGCCAGCAGCGCGGCCAGGGCCGCGCACCCGGCCAGCCACAGCGCCAGGGTAGTGATCCCGACATGCTTATCCAGAAAGAATCCCAGCAGGATCGGGGATACCGCCGTGGACACGACCATGACCGCCTGGTTCATGGAACGGATCGCGCCGAGATGGAGGACACCGTAGCGCTCCGCCCAGATCGCGCCGGAAGCCGTGGCGGCCAGCCCCTGGGTGGCCCCGACCATTCCCAGATAGGCATGGACGATCAAAGGAGAGGGAACCGAGGCCAGCAGCACCAGGCCGGTGATGATCGGGATCAGGGCCAGAGGCAGGGCCCGGGCCGCGCCCAGGCGATCCACCAACGGCCCGGCGATGAACAACGCACCGAGGTGGCAGGCCGCGTAGACGGAAAACCCGGCGGCCAGCAGTTCCAGGGACCAGCCCAGTTCATCGGCAAAGGCCATCTGATGAAAAAACAGGGCCGTGACCGTGAACGGGGTCAGCAGCGTGGCGGGTAGAATCAGGTAGTAGCCAGGGTCGCGAAGCACGTCCCGGCGGCTGAACCGGCTGCGGTCCGTGGCCAAACTCGTTCCCGACGCGGTCTTGGCCGCCACGGCCTGGGGCGGCGGCGCTCCTCGGGACAATAGGATCAGCACCGGCAGAATCAGCAGACACAGCAGCGCCGCGCCCACGACCCAGGGCGCCCGCCAGCCGACCCAGAGCAGAAGCAGCGCGGCCCCGGCCGGCAACACGGCCTCGGCCAGGGGAAAACCCATGGCTGCCAGGGCCACGGCCCGGCCTCGATGGGCCGCGAAGTACCGGGCCGCCGTGGTCATCCCGATATGCGAAATCATGCCCTGCCCGCCGAAGCGAATGCAGACGAACCCCGCGGCCAGCACCAAAGCGCCCGGAGCAAACCCGATCAGCAGGCACCCTCCGGCCAGAATTCCGATGGCCAGAGCCGTCACTCTGGGCAGCGACCAGGTGTCCACCAGGCCGCCGAACCGCAGGAGCAGCAGGGCGCTGCACAGGGTGGCCCCGCTGTACAGGCTGCCGTAGGCCGTATGGGTCAGGTCAAAGGCCTGTCGGATTTCCGCGCCAAAAAACGAGACGAAAAACGTCTGGCCGAACCCGGAAGCCGCGGTGGCCCCCAGAGCGAACAGGGCCAGCCGGGGATTGACCCGCAAGACGGCTGGGAGGTGGCGGGAGAGAAACTGGAACATGCTGAGAACCTGAATGCTTGGCGGGGAGAAGCGATTTCCCAAAAACGACGAACGCCGCGCAAACCTTCGTTTGCGCGGCGTTGAAGACTACTCGGATGGAACGAGAAGGTCTATCCGCGACGGGACGTCCGCATCCGGCAGACTTCGTCCCATTCCAGGCAGGCCGTGCGCACCGTGTATGCGCTCATAAGCCTCTCGCCTTACCGAACGAGCGCGGCCAGCTCACCCTTGGCATAGCGTACTTCCATGACCTCCATGGACACCGGCTTGATCTTGGAGGCGTAGCCTTCGGTGCCGAAAGCCCGGAGGCGATCCAGGCAGATCTGCTTCATGGCTTCCCGGGCCACGCCGAGATACTTGCGCGGGTCGAAATCCTTGGGCTTCTGGGCCATGTGCCTCCGGATCGCCCCGGTGGAGGCCAGACGCAGATCCGTGTCGATGTTCACCTTGCGTACCCCGAACTTGATGCCCTGCTGGATCTCCTCCACCGGCACGCCGTAGGTCTGACCCAGATCCCCGCCGTATTCATTGACCATGGCCAGCCAATCCTGGGGCACGGAGGAAGAGCCGTGCATCACCAGGTGAGTGTTCGGAATGCGGTCGTGGATTTCCTTGATCCGGTTGATGGCCAGCACTTCGCCGCTGGGCGGGCGGGTGAACTTGTAGGCCCCGTGGCTGGTGCCGATGGCAATGGCCAGGGCGTCCACCCCGGTCTTCTTCACGAAGTCCGCGGCCTGCTCCGGGTCCGTGAGCATCTGCTCCCGGGACAGCTTGCCTTCCGCGCCCAC
Above is a window of Desulfonatronum sp. SC1 DNA encoding:
- a CDS encoding LysR substrate-binding domain-containing protein, whose protein sequence is MDLELLVLNRHVLLSRLRENLDDLYILGQPPEGLDVTATAFLSNPQIPLAAHHHHLAGQKNIPLRVFAQEPMIIREAGSGTRKAVERFFQQAGLRLWIKMELGSNEAIKQAVAGGLGVTILSRHCISLAGDTPLLAVLDVQGLPMQRQWHLVSPRAKELSPLAKAFSEFLLTSATRLEGSWNRDFEAVAIGSPVARPGE
- a CDS encoding MFS transporter, with amino-acid sequence MFQFLSRHLPAVLRVNPRLALFALGATAASGFGQTFFVSFFGAEIRQAFDLTHTAYGSLYSGATLCSALLLLRFGGLVDTWSLPRVTALAIGILAGGCLLIGFAPGALVLAAGFVCIRFGGQGMISHIGMTTAARYFAAHRGRAVALAAMGFPLAEAVLPAGAALLLLWVGWRAPWVVGAALLCLLILPVLILLSRGAPPPQAVAAKTASGTSLATDRSRFSRRDVLRDPGYYLILPATLLTPFTVTALFFHQMAFADELGWSLELLAAGFSVYAACHLGALFIAGPLVDRLGAARALPLALIPIITGLVLLASVPSPLIVHAYLGMVGATQGLAATASGAIWAERYGVLHLGAIRSMNQAVMVVSTAVSPILLGFFLDKHVGITTLALWLAGCAALAALLARLGAWLEGRGLAR
- the fba gene encoding class II fructose-bisphosphate aldolase (catalyzes the reversible aldol condensation of dihydroxyacetonephosphate and glyceraldehyde 3-phosphate in the Calvin cycle, glycolysis, and/or gluconeogenesis), translated to MALITLRQLLDHAAEHGYGVPAFNVNNLEQVQAIMYAANETNSPVILQSSAGARKYAGSAFIRHLIQAALEEWPHIPLCLHQDHGASPAVCARSIQSGFSSVMMDGSLMDDGKTPSTYEYNVQVTARVVEMAHACGVSVEGELGVLGSLETGIAGKEDGVGAEGKLSREQMLTDPEQAADFVKKTGVDALAIAIGTSHGAYKFTRPPSGEVLAINRIKEIHDRIPNTHLVMHGSSSVPQDWLAMVNEYGGDLGQTYGVPVEEIQQGIKFGVRKVNIDTDLRLASTGAIRRHMAQKPKDFDPRKYLGVAREAMKQICLDRLRAFGTEGYASKIKPVSMEVMEVRYAKGELAALVR
- a CDS encoding LysR family transcriptional regulator — protein: MPRMDDLIRHATLRQLQIFAAVAKQESFSRAAESLYLTQPSVSMQVAKLSRTLGHPLFEHVGKKLTLTEAGQVVLTLCGDIFDALNRAQMTLADMSGLKQGRFRLCVVTTAEYFAPRVLGAFSERYP
- a CDS encoding RuBisCO large subunit C-terminal-like domain-containing protein encodes the protein MSTTETKHPGESTLINRPAHGAVTSPHSKRGYTAFVHCKMARLQGSSGIHTGTMGFGKMEGSSGDKIIAYMLERDEARGPYFNQPWWGMKATTPMISGGMNALRLPGFFDNLGHANFCQTSGGGAFGHLDGPTAGAKSLRQTYEAWAAGTDLVTYAKEHPELARAFESFAHDSDAFYPEWRKQLGMKA
- a CDS encoding HAD hydrolase-like protein, yielding MPTKKTIFYNRFLAEGRAGPRPSVRRLIREARDRGTILAIATTTSRVNVQTLLERCFPESEGSWAVLVCGEDVRRKKPDPEVYLLALGDSENGIRAAVAAGIPPWPFPVPTRCWMRLTGRLAWLTILASQRRPVPVSKVRKD